In the genome of Campylobacter avium LMG 24591, the window GATAAAACATCAGGTGGCGTCATGAGTGCTGCAAAGATGAAGATTAGCAAGATAGCTATTCTAAAGTGTTTTTTCAAAAAAGCGTCATTTACTATGCCAAGTTTTGCTAGAAAATATGTAAAAATAGGCATTTCAAAGGCAAGTCCAAAGGCTAGCATAAGCTTTATAAAAAAGCCCACATAAAGCCCTATGCTAATTAGCGGTGTGAGGTTGTTTGCCGAACCAAAGATGATTAGAAATTTAAAAGCCATAGGAATTACAATCAAATAACAAAAAGAAGCCCCAAGCAAAAACATAAAAGTAGCGCTCAAAACGAAAGGAAGAACTAATTTTTTTTCATTATCATACAGCCCCGGTGCTACAAAAAGCCAAAATTGCCAAAAAATTACAGGCAAAGAAAATAAAAATCCCGTAAAAAAACTAACCTTCATAGCCGTAAATAGAGGCTCTGGAAGCTCTACGAAAGTCATTTTCTTAGAAAATTCAGGCAGTGCATTTTCAACAGGAATTGTTAAAAACTTAAGTATGTACTCATGAAAGCTAAGGCAGACAAAAAACATCACAATCACGCACACGACAGATATAAACAATCTTTTTCTAAGCTCTATTAAATGCGGTCTTAATTCCTCAAACATTTTTTTCTTTATCCTCGTTTGCTGCTGTTTTATCTGTGTTTTTATCATCTTTTAAATTTTGATTTTCTTTGTCCTCTTTTGCACTTGATAAAATGTCTTTTTTTAGCTCATCAAATTCCTCAAAACTTAATTTTTGCCTTATGTTTTGGTTATACTGCGAAAACTCATCTTTGTATTTTTTGGCTTCCTCTTTGATTTCGTTAATCCTAACTTCTTTGTCTATACTGTCTTTTATATCATCTACGTGTTTTTTCGCAGCCTTTAAGAATTTGGCTATTTGTATAGCCGCATCAGGCAGTTTATCAGGCCCTAAAACAAGAATTGCAACAACTAAAATAACTATGATTTCGCCCATACTCATAAGAGTTTGTCCTTAAAAATTTTCTAGCATAAGTATCTATTTTACAATAAAAATATTAAAAATTCTAGCAAAGTAAAAATAACGCTAATTCATCGCTTAAAAGATAGTTTGTGTTAAAAAACCTTGCATTTTTTTTGTCGAATTTCAATTTTTTCTTTTTTGTTAAAAGCTCTGCTTTTTCTTTTTGCTTGTCATTTAGCCTTTTTTCATCTACGCCAACACAGGAGCGAAGCCCTAAAAACACATGCTCTGTAAGCAAATCCTCATCGTTTAATTTTTCCTTTGTTTTCAAAAGTGGATTTTGTATATAAGAGCTTAAATTTCTTGTGCTGTAAAATCTTGTATCTTTGTAAAAACCAACGCTTGAAAGACCGCAACCGATGTAGTTTGCACCTGTCCAATATGAAAGATTATGCTTGCAAGTTTTACCAAAATTACTTATTTCGTATTGCTTAAAACCTAAATTTTCCAAAGATTTTATTAGGTATTTTGCAAGGAAGCTTGAGTATTTTTTATAGCTTATTTTGTTTGTAAATGCGCCCTCAAGCTCCAAAGAATAAGCACTTATGTGGCTTAAGCTTAAATCTTTTACGCAAGCAAGCTCGTAATTTAGCATTTTTTTATCATCAAATTTACTATCATATATGAGGTCTATGTTTATATTGTTGAAATTTAGCTTTTTTGTATTATCTAAGGCTTTTAAAATTTCTTTTTTGCTGTGAATTCTGCCTAAAAATTTTAATTTATCCTCATTAAAACTTTGAGCCCCAAAAGACAGCCTATTTACCCCAAATTCTTTCATGGCCTTAAGCCATTCATAAGTGCTTGAATTTGGATTTGCCTCGCTTGTGATTTCGCATTTTTCACTTAAAAATTGTTTTAAAAAATCAAAAATTTTTTCATAATAAGAAAAATGCACGCAACTAGGCGTTCCACCGCCTATAAAAACCGTTTGCAAGGACTTGTTTTTCACCCCAAATTTATGCAAAGCCTCTTTTATGTCTAAAAACAAGGCGTCAAAATAGGGCTTTAATTCTCTTTTTTTTAAAGAGGTGAAAGAGCAGTAGTGGCATTTGCTCTCACAAAATGGTATGTGTATGTATAAATTTTTTTGCATTAAAAACCAATTTTTTCTTTTATTCTAATTAAATTTTTATTTGAAATAGGTTAAAATTAATCCAAAATTATTTTCTTATAGGATTTATTTTGCAAGATAAAAAATACAGACTAAATGTCGCAGCTGTGATACTTTCTAGCTCGTATCCATTTGATTGCCGTGTTTTTATAGCTAAGAGAAATGATATGGATGATGTTTGGCAGTTTCCACAAGGCGGCATAGATGAGAATGAAAATCCTAAAAGTGCTATATTAAGGGAGTTAGAAGAAGAAATTGGCACAAAAGATGTTGAATTTATAGCCACTTATCCAAAATGGCTTAATTATGACTTCCCAAGCAAGATAGCTCATAAGATGTATCCTTATGACGGGCAAAGCCAGAAGTATTTTTTGCTTAGATTAAGGCCTAGTGCTAAGATAAATTTAAGGACAAAGCACCCTGAATTTAGCTCTTATAAATTTGTGAATTTGCAAGAATTGTTTAAGATTATTACTCATTTTAAAAGACCGCTTTATGTAAAGGTAATAAAATATTTTCAAGAAAAAGGTTATATTTAATGCTTATAGTTCAAAAATACGGCGGAACAAGCGTTGGAAGCTTAGAGCGAATACAAGCTGTGGCACAAAGGGTAATCGCTTCGAAAAAAGACGGCGTAAAATTAGTTGTTGTTGTCTCTGCTATGAGTGGGGTTACAAATGACTTGATAGACAAGGCGCAGTATTTTTCAAAAAATCCTAGTCCAAGAGAGCTTGATTTGCTTTTAAGTAGTGGTGAAAGAGTTACTTCAGCTTTATTGTCTATAGCTTTAAATGAGGCCGGTTTTAAAAGCATAGCTTTTAGCGGTCGTTTGGCTGGAATTTACACAGATAGCGTTCATACCAAGGCCAGGATAAATAAAATAGACACAACAAACATAAACAAAGCCTTAGATGAGGATAATATAGTCGTAGTTGCCGGCTTTCAAGGCATTGATGAAAAGGGCTTTGCTACAACCTTGGGCAGGGGCGGAAGCGATCTTAGTGCCGTTGCCTTAGCAGGGGCTTTAAAGGCTGATTTGTGTGAAATTTATACTGATGTTGATGGGGTTTATACTACTGATCCTAGGATAGAACCAAAGGCTAGAAAGCTTGATGTGATTTCTTATGATGAGATGTTAGAGCTTGCTTCTTTGGGGGCTAAGGTTTTGCAAAACCGCTCCGTTGAGCTAGCAAAAAAGCTTAATGTAAGATTAGTAACTAGAAGTTCTTTTAACACAAACGAAGGAACCATTATAAGTAAAGAGGATGATAAGATGGAACAAGCATTAGTAAGCGGTATAGCTCTTGATAAAAATCAAGCAAGGCTAACACTAAGAAATATAGAGGATAAACCAGGCATCGCGGCTGAAATTTTTACAGCTCTTGCGAATGAAAATATAAATGTTGATATGATTATACAAAATGTAGGTAGGGACGGAGCTACAAATTTAGGCTTTACCGTGCCTGAAAATGAGCTTGAACTTGCCAAAAATATCATGCGAAAGCTCCTAGGAGAAAATGCACTTATAGAAACAGATAGCGAGGTGGTTAAGGTTTCTGTTGTGGGTGTTGGTATGAAATCACACTCAGGAGTTGCCTCAAAGGCTTTTAAAAGTTTGGCTGATGAGGGCATAAACATAGGTATGATTTCTACAAGCGAGATAAAAATTTCTATGATAGTGGATGAAAAATACGCAGAATTAGCCGTAAGAGCCTTGCATAAGGCTTATGAGCTGGATAAGAAATGACAGAGTTTTTAAAATACACACTTGATTTGATAAGGCATGACAGTGCTTCTATGTCTTGGCTTGAGGATAAGAGATTAGAATTAGCACCGTTGCTTTTTAATAGATTAAAATTGCTAATCCAAGACGGCAGGGCTTTTATCTTTGTAAGTGATGACAATAGGCTGTGGTATGAGGAGTATTTTTTACAAAACATCAACTCAAAGTCTAACAGACCACTAATCCCGTTTTTTTCCTTAAATTCTTTATGCAAAAGACAGATTAAAAACAACGAGGATATAAGCCTTGTCAATGATTTGCTAGAAATTACATTTCCAAATGGTTTTGTTTATTTTTATGTTGGCTTAAGTGCTAGTAATATGGCTAATATTGCAAAGTCAAGGTCTGATAGTTTTTTTATAGTTTTTGATGATGAGCATGTGCAAAATAGCCTTTTTATAAACCAACAAGATGTAAATTTAGATAGCAAACTTATATCGTTTTATAATTTTTTTGATAGCTTGTTAGACGCTATCTTGCTTTCTAGGGTTAATATTTGAGCTTTGTTAGCAAGATTATAATTAGTAGTAATTTTGAAGCCGTTAAAGAAAAACTTTTAAGTGAGTATTCTTCTAGCATAATCAAATTCATACCCAAAGAAGTTACAGATGAATTTTTAATGGACAATGCAAAAGAGGTGCAAAGAGAAAGTTTTATAGCTGAAAACAAAGAAAAAATCATAGTTATAATGGCAAATTCTTTTAGAAACGAGGCGCAAAATTTCTTGCTAAAACTCTTTGAAGAACCGCCAAAAAATATCAAATTTTTACTAGTAAGCCCCTCTAGGAATTTGTTGCTTGCTACTGTTAGGTCTAGATTTATTTGCGAGAATTTAAAAGAGCAAAAGATTAAAAAAGACTTTGATTTAAGCCCAAAAAATTTGGATTTAAAGAATTTTTTCGCATTTTTGCAAAAAAATGAAAATATGGATAAAAATGAACTGCTAGATTTCATACAAGATTTTGCCATGAAAACTTGTCAGTATAAAAATTTAGACGAAAAAGAGCTTGAGTATTTTTACAAATTCTATGAGCTTGCAAGGCTTAATTCAAGGGCAAGTATTATAATCTCAGCTATGTTTTTACTTTTGCAAGAAAGGCTTTAATGCAAGTTTTTAAGATAAGCTCACAGAGTGATTTTAACAAGCTTTGTGCTGATATAAGGCCTCATAAGGTAGGACAAAAGATAATGTCTGAAAAAAGTAAAATTCACTTTTTTTACATAAAAGATATTAGCTCTGCTGCTGCAAATATCTTAAAACAAGACGCCTTAAGAGTTGGTGCTGAGCTAATAACTAAAGAAAGTGTGATTTTAGGCGATAAAGAGCCAAGCAAGGCACTTTTAATGGCCACAAAAGAGCAAATTTCAAAGCTTATTATCAAAGAAAAAAAGCAAGATTTTAAGCTAAAGGATTTAGCTAAATTTTTAGAAAAAGACTTTGCTAAGCCAGAAAAAGTAAAGATTATGGGCGTTTTAAATTTAAACAATGACAGCTTTAACAAGCAAAGTAGGGTGGATGAAACAGACTTTGAAAAAAGGCTTTTAGCTATGCTTGATGAGGGGGCTGATTATATAGATATAGGAGCGGTTTCATCGCGTCCAGGCTCACGCTACTGCGGCAAGGAAGAGGAATTTAAAAGGCTTAACTTTGCTCTTGATTTGATATATAAAAAAAACTACTATGAAAGGGCGATTTTTAGCCTTGATAGCTTTGATGAATACTGCTTAGAATACGCCTTAAACAAAGGCTTTAAGCTCATAAATGATATACAGGGTTTAAGAAATAAAAACTTAGCTATTTTAGCTGAAAAATACAAGGCAAAATACTGCTTAATGCATATGCAAAATGAGCCGCATAATATGCAAGATAATCCGCATTATGACTTCATCCTAGCTGATATTGAGGCTTTTTTTAAGGAAAAACTTGAGCTTTTATCCTCTTTTGGAGTCGATGAAATTTTGCTTGATGTTGGCATAGGCTTTGGTAAGAGTGCTGAGCATAACTTAGTTTTAATCAAGCATTTAGAGCATTTTTTACACTTTCAAAAACCCTTGCTTGTGGGTGCTAGTAGAAAAAGCGTGATAAATGCTTACTATGAAAGCGAGGTCGAGCAAAGACTGCCCGGAAGCTTGTTTTTACACCTAAAAGCTTATGAAAATGGAGCAAGTATCATAAGAACACACGATGTTAAGGAGCATAAACAGCTTTTTGCTATGGCTAAGGCTATGAAAGAGCTAGCTATAAAATAAATCTTATTTTAGCCGATTTTGTACTAAGGGTTTTTAAAAAGGAGGCTAAAATGATAAGGCTTGATGGAAATGCTTTTTACTCTTTTAGCACAGCTTTTAACAAAAATGATAACACTAAAGCCTACTCCTTGCCAGAGGCATTAGAAAAGTTAAAAGAAAGAATGGGCATAGAGAATAAAAAGGCTAGTGATAGTGATGAATTTAGCCTTATGGATCTTATAAGAGAGCTTTATAAGCAGCTTGAAAAAATTAAAGAGCAAATGGATAAAACAGATGATCCTAAGATGAAAATGATGCTAAATTCACAAGCTCTTCAAATAATGGCTCAAATTCTTGAGCTCATAGGACTTGCTATAAAGCAGGAACAAATGAATGCAGCAAGAAAGCAAAGCAAAGTATGAAAAATGCTTAAAAAAGCCTATGAAAAAGTAAAGAACCCTGAAAAGCTAAGATATGAAAAAGTGCTTTCTTTGTATAAAAAACTCTCATCACTTGACTTAAAACAAAAAGATAGCTTAAATGAATTTATGAGTTTAAGCAAGGAAATTTTAAACCTTTTAAATAAAAAGGATCTAAGGGTTTAAAGCTTTCTTAACTAGGCTTTGTTATAATAAATTTAAAAAAATTTAAGGCTTTTTATGGATTATGAGCAGTATTTAGAAAAAGTAAGCTTAGCTAAAAAATATGTAAAGGCATATTATGTGGATGATAAACCCTTAGCAAGTGATGAAGAATACGACAAACTTTTAAGAGAACTTAAGGACTTTGAAAGCAAAAACGAAAGCTTAATATCAAAAGATAGCCCCACTCAATACATAGGCTCTGTTATACAAAGTGAGTTTAAAAAGATAAGACATTTAAAAAAGATGTGGTCTATGGAAGATGTTTTTGATGAAGAGGAGCTAAGAGCTTGGGCAAAAAGAGCAAGGTGTGAAAAGGGCTTTTTTGTGGAGGCTAAATTTGACGGAGCTAGTTTAAATTTGCTTTATGAAGATGGCAAACTAATAAGCGGTGCTACTAGAGGAGATGGAGAAGTAGGAGAGGACATAAGCTTAAATGTCTTAGAGATAGATAATATACCAAAAACTATAGCCTATAAAGGAAAAATAGAAATTCGCGGAGAGGTTTTGATACTAAAGGATGATTTTGAAGCCTTAAACGAAAGCAGGGCAAAAGAGGCACAAAGTCTTTTTGCAAATCCTAGAAACGCAGCTTCTGGCTCTTTAAGACAGCTTGATACCAGCATAACAAGGGCTAGAAAGCTTAAATTTTATCCTTGGGGTGTGGGAGAGCATTCTTTAAATTTTAAAAAACATAGCGAGATTATGGACTTTATAAGAGCTCTTGGCTTTTTAAAGGATGATTTTATAAGGCTTTGTGAAAATTTAGATGAGGTTTTAAAAGCCTATAAGGAGCTTTTAGCCCTAAGAGATAAAAAGCCTATGATGATGGATGGTATGGTTGTTAGGATAGATGATTTAGCTCTTTGTGAAAGCCTTGGCTACACGGTTAAATTTCCAAGATTTATGGCAGCCTTTAAATTTCCAGCTCTTGAAAAAAGCACAAAATTACTTGGAGTGAATTTACAGGTTGGAAGAAGTGGGCTTGTAACTCCGGTTGCAGTTTTAGAGCCTGTTGAGCTAGACGGCGTTAGAGTAAGCTCTGCAAGCTTGCATAATTTTGATGAGATTGCCCGTCTTGATATAAGGATAAATGACTATGTAGCTGTGATTAGAAGCGGTGATGTCATACCAAAGATAACTAATGTTTATAAAGATAGAAGAGAGGGCAAAGAGCTTTTAATAAGTCGTCCAAGGCTTTGTCCTGTTTGTGAAAGTGAGCTTTTGGATGAGGGAATTTTGATAAGATGTCAGAACTTAAACTGCGAGGCTAGGCTTGTTAATTCCATAATCTACTTTGTTTCAAAAAGATGTATGAACATAGACGGGCTTGGAGAAAGCATAGTAGAGCTTCTATATAAGCACAAAAAGATATCTTCCATAGAAAGCATATATTCTTTAAAATATAGTGATTTTGAAAATTTAGAGGGCTTTAAGGATAAGAAGATAAACAATCTTTTAAGCTCCATAGAAGCTTCAAAGGATAATGAGCTTTTTAAATTCATCTCAGCACTTGGCATAGAGCACATAGGAGAGGTGGCTGCTAAAAAGATAGCTTCTTGCTTTTCCTTTGAGTGGCTGGATAAGAAAAAAGAGGATTTTGAAAAGCTAGAGGGCTTTGGAGAGCAAATGGCACTTTCTTTGGAGGATTTTTTAGCTATAAATAAAGAAAGAATTTTGCATTTTTACAGCATTTTAAGGCTTAAAAACACCCAGCAAGAAAGTAAAACTTCTATATTTACAGGCAAGGTAGTGGTAATAACAGGAAGCTTATCAAAACCAAGAGATGAGTTTAAGGCTTTGCTTGAGAGTATGGGAGCAAAGGTATCTTCTTCTATCTCAGCAAAGACTGATTTTTTACTATGCGGCAAGGATGCTGGCTCAAAGCTTGAAAAGGCTAAGGCACTAGGCATTAAGATACTTAGTGAGGAAGAGTTTAACTCTTTATTAGTATGAGTTTTTTTGCTATCCTAGCTCTTTTTATAATAGCTCTTGCTTGGCAAGATCTTGTTTATGTATTTTTCTTTTCTATCTTTATCTTTTATGCTATTTATAGAGAAAATTTAAGTTTTTTAAAGGCTAGAAAGCTCATCATAAAAAAGGCAAGCATACAAAAAAATTCTTTTTTTGATAAGCTTAGCAAGGGCAGGGCTTATACTAAGATACTTTCTTTTTGTTTTAGTATAAGCTTAGTATGCTCCTTGCTTTTAAATTTGATGTATGCAAATAAGCTTGATTTGCTTTTTTTCTTTTTGATTTTTCCTCTTGTTTTTTTACTTCTTAAATTTATTTTAAAAAGCCAGTTTAAGTCAAGCTCTTATAATATCTTTTATTTCATAGCCTTTTCAGCCTTTTTTTCAGCCCTTATTTATGCTATTTTAAATGCATTTACTAAAGAGCCCTTAGAAGCCTTTGTTTATCTTAAAGAAAATATAGATCTTTATAAGATAAGCTCTTTTTCTTTTTTAAATTTTTTCTCTCAAGGCGTGCATATCCTAGCTGTTTTAAAGAATTTTTTATTGCTTTATTTTGATAATCTCGCCATAGAAATCTTAATCTTTTGCTTTGATTTTATAAATTCTTTTTTTTCCTTTTTAGCGCTTGGCTTTCTATACTCTTTTTGCTTTCGTAAAAAGGCTTATATCTTTCTTGTTTTATTTTTAGGATTGCTTTTATTTTTTGTTTATGATGATAAGAGAAATAAGGAAAAGATTTATCAAGATTCCTTGCCCTTTATCTTTGAAAACATTAAAAATGCCAATATCTTAGATGAAAATTTAACTTATATCAAAGAAAATTTAAAGCACAATGTACATTTTTTAAAAAGCTTTAAGCAAATTTTAGAAAAATCAGCTCTTGATATAGGCTTTTGGTGGTTTAGTGCTGAAAAAAAAGAGCTTGAAAAAGAGCTTGAAAAGGCTTTAAATGAGATATGATAGCTTTGTAAGTAAAAGGCTTAAAATTTCAAGAAATAAAGCCTTAGAACTCATAGAAAAAGAACAAATTTCTTTAAATTCCTTGCATTTTAAGCCCTCTTTTAACGTTGCAAACTATCTTTTAAGCCTTGATAAAAACTTAAAAAATACCGATGATATTTTAGAAAATAAGCTTTTAAGCTTGGAGCTAAGGGAAAAAATTTATGTAAGCAGGGCAGCTTTTAAACTAAAGGGCTTTTTAGAGGAGCTAAGCCTAGATATAAAGGATAAAATTTGCCTTGACATCGGGGCTTCAAAGGGCGGTTTTGTAGAGCTTTTGCTTGAAAAGGGTGCTAAGGAAATCACAGCCTTAGATGTAGGCTCTATGCAGCTTGATGAGAGCTTAAGAGAAAATTCAAAGGTAAGATCTGTGGAAAAGACGGATTTAAGGGACTTTAAAAGCACTGTGAAATTTGATTTGATAACCTGTGATGTGAGCTTTATATCCTTGATAAAACTTTTAAAATATATAGATAATTTTGCAAAAAAGGATATAATTTTGCTTTTTAAACCCCAATTTGAGTTAGGCATAGAGGCAAAAAGAAGCAAAAACGGGCTTTGTTTGGATGAAGAAAAGATAAGTTTTGCAAGGCAAAATTTTCAAAAACAGTGCGAGGCTTTGTGCTGGAGCTTAAGACTTAGCAAGGCTTCTACTTTAAGAGGAAAGAATGGAAATATCGAGTATTTTTACTATTACCAAAAAGGATGAGTTAAAAGACCTAGCCATAGGTTGCTTTGATGGGCTTCACTTAGCACATTTTGCCCTTTTTAAAGAACTTACAGATAAGGCAGGAATTTTACTGATAGATAAATCTTATAAATACAATCTAAGTCCAAACGAGGATAAAAAGAAAATCCTAAATTTTAGTATCTTTTCTTTGGATTTTAAGGAAATTAAAACTATGCAAGGAGATGAGTTTTTAAGGGCTTTAAAGCTTGAGTTTAAGTCTTTAAAAAAGCTTGTTTTGGGCTATGATTTTCGCTTTGGGCTAAATAGAGCCTTTAGTGCTTATGATGTGGAAAGGATAAGTGGGATTAAAACCGTGGTAGTGCCAGAGTTTAAGCTTGATGGCTTAAGTGTGCATTCAAAGCTAATAAGAGAATTTTTAAAAGAGGGTAAGATACAAAAGGCAAATAAATTTTTAGGCAGGAGCTATAGTGTAAAGGGCAAAATCATAAAGGGGCAAGGACTTGGCTCAAAAGAGCTAGTAGCTACTATAAATTTAGACTGCGAAGATAAGTATTTGCTACCCAAAAACGGCGTTTATGCCACAGTTACAAAGATAAATTCTAAGCTTTTTAAGTCAGTATCCTTTGTAGGCATTAGAAATACAGACTTAAATTTTAGCCTTGAAACGCACATTTTAGAGGATTTTAAAGAAGAAAATTTTAAAGAAGCTAGGGTATTTTTTCTAGACTTTTTAAGAGAAAATCAAAAATTTCAAAATTTATACGAGCTTAAAAAGCAAATTCTAAAAGACTGCGATGAGGCAAGTAGCATTTTAAAAAAGGAAAAACTTAATGAAAGATGAGCTTTTTAAAAAGGATAGCAAAAAGCAGTTTGAATTTGATGAAAGTGTGGTAGCTGTTTTTGATGATATGATAAGTCGCTCTGTGCCTTTTTATGATGAAAATTTAAGGCTTTGCGTGGCTTTGTTAGCTAAATTTGCTAAGAAAAATTCCTTGCTGTGTGATTTGGGCTGTTCTACTGCTACTTTTTTGCTTGAAGCCTTTAAAAAAAGGCCTGATTTGCTTTTGCACGGCGTGGATAATTCAAAGCCTATGCTTGATAATGCTAAAAAAAGAGCTAAGGCTTACGGAGCAAATATAAGCTTTCATTATTTTAATCTAAGCGAGTTTAGTTTTTTTAAAGCCGATGTTTTCATAGCAAATTATACTATCCAGTTCATTAGACCCCTAAAAAGACAAGAGCTTGTTAATAAAATTTATGAGAATTTAAATGAGGGAGGCTTTTTTATCTTAAGTGAAAAAATCATCTTTGAGGATGGTTTTTTAAGCAAGAAAATGATAGAGCTTCATCAAGAGTATAAACTTAAAAATGGTTATTCTAGCCTTGAAATTTCAAACAAAAGAGAGGCTTTGGAAAATGTGCTTGTGCCATATAGCGAGAAAGAAAATTTAGCCCTGCTTGAAAATGCTGGTTTTAAAAGGATAGAAAGCATTTTTAAGTGGGCTAATTTTGAGACTTTTCTGGCTTTTAAAGACTAAAATTTCTTTCTTTCCTCATCATCATAAGAAAAGATAGGCAAGGACCATTTGTTTTTAA includes:
- the cmoA gene encoding carboxy-S-adenosyl-L-methionine synthase CmoA; amino-acid sequence: MKDELFKKDSKKQFEFDESVVAVFDDMISRSVPFYDENLRLCVALLAKFAKKNSLLCDLGCSTATFLLEAFKKRPDLLLHGVDNSKPMLDNAKKRAKAYGANISFHYFNLSEFSFFKADVFIANYTIQFIRPLKRQELVNKIYENLNEGGFFILSEKIIFEDGFLSKKMIELHQEYKLKNGYSSLEISNKREALENVLVPYSEKENLALLENAGFKRIESIFKWANFETFLAFKD